CCGGATGCCTGTAGGTTGGCCTTCACGCCGTCATCGGTTCGCGACGGGCTAAAGCCCGACCTACATCGCGGCGCAGGATTGGTCCATTAGCGGGGCTCCCTTCGGGCCGGTTCACAAGCCTCCTCGGCTGCGTTGCAGTCGCTTGAATTGGCTTACGGCCAGTCCTGCGCTCCTGCGCCTTGCCAAGGGCGCTTGTGAGAACGGCTGAGCGTTACACTATTTTCCACATGGACCACTAGACTCGTTTAAGCAGGCTTCGGGCACACACCCGCCCGGTCAACAAAAGGGAGTTGGGGCGATATGACGGACGTTGTCTGGCTGGCGGCCATCGTGATTGCTGCCATTGGCCCGATGGTGCAGTCCACCTTTTCACGTAATCCGGCCATGAGTCCGGTCAAATACGTGGCATTTACCTTTGTATGGCCCTTCGTGGTCTTGAGCAGCCTGCCACTGCTCTGGAGTGACGAGTTGTCCCCGGCGATCCTGGCAGTTACTGCCTTGGTGTTCATTTCGATGGTGATTTGTACCGGCGTATTCATCCTACGCCGGAGGTGAACCGTGCCTCTAGGAGCCTGTCGGACTTAACGCTGATCTACTGCGGAAAAGCCGGATTTGGCCAGATTTTCCGATCTTTCTCGTTAAATAGACCCACTATTCGCCTCGAAAGATCGAAAAATCTGTCTCAAACCGGCTTTCCCTCGCTAAGATCGGTCAAGTCCGACAGGGCTCCTGGGCGAACCGTTCAGGTGTCGCGATCAATAGTCGTTTTCAAAAAGTGGGTCGAACAGGAGATGCAGGGATCGTAATTTCTGACCCCCGCCTCCAGATGCGACTGCAATGCGCCATCATCGAGTGCCAGGGATTCCAGCACACTCTGACGCAGATCGTCTTCCATGTGCGCCTGATTCTGGCTGGTGGGTGGCGTAATCACCGCCTTGACCACCTTGCCTTCCGCATTGAACCGGTATCGGTGCCAGAGGATCCCCCGCGGCGCTTCCGTACAACCAGCCCCCTCCCCCTCTCTCGGTACGATATCCACATAGGGCTTTGGCAGGGGTTGGCTGAGGTAGGCCTCGAGAATGCGGGTGGCCTCTTCGATGGCGACATGAATCTCCACCGACCTCGCCACGGCACTGTGGAACGGATTGTTGCTCGGAAAACGGATGCCGGTCTTCTCCAGAAGGCGGGCGGTTGCATCCGGCAGTCTGTCCAGGTTGTTGTTGAGTCGCGGCAACGGTCCGACCCAATAGGGTTTGCCGTCCAGATGAGCGTGAAGTGCCGTAGAGTGCGGGACCTGAAATTCACGGTAGTGTTGCTCGAAGTCTGCGACCTCGATTTCCAGCCCTGTACTGGCGAAAATATTACCCTGCGCCATGGGGTATTCGCTGCTGTGGCGGAGACTGACCCAGGGTGCATCCCGGTGAATATCGGGATAGTCGAACGTGGCAGTCCATTTAATCAGTTCGGCAGCATCATCCCGAGCGGCACGGAAACGCTCCAGCATGGCGCGTGCTTCCGAGTGCGAGGGCGCCCGATAGAAACCGCCCGGCCGTGCACCCACCGGGTTGACGGCCCGGCCACCGAACATCTTCACCAGATCATTGCCAAGGCCCTGGAGATGCAAACCACGGCGGACCTCGGCCGGATAAGACTTGGCCAGCGACATGGCATCCGGGAATCCGAAAAAATCGGGTGCCGCCAACAAATGAATGTGCAGCGCATGGCTCTCGATCCACTCACCACAGTAGTAGAGACGGCGAAGGGCATGGATCTCCGGGGTCAACACTGCGCCAAAGGCAGCTTCAATGGCCTGAGAGGCGCTGAGCTGATAGGCCACCGGACAGATACCACAAATGCGTGCGGTGATGTCCGGGATTTCCCGCCAGTCCCGCTGCTGCAGAAAGGTCTCGAAAAAGCGCGGCGGCTCGAAGATACGCAGCCTCAGATCCTCGACTTGACCGTCACGGATTTTGACGTGGAGCGCTCCCTCCCCCTCGACCCTCGACAGAACGGGGACTTCGATCTTCCGTTCACTCACGACCGCATCCCTCCATGTTTATGGGGTTGCGGTGGCAGCGGTGCATCCGGAGCCCCTTTTTCCCATCTCAAGGAAGCCCCGCGGAAGGGTTCGGCCCAGCTGTAGATCAGCCGTAACCGGCTCACC
This genomic interval from Thiohalomonas denitrificans contains the following:
- a CDS encoding Ni/Fe hydrogenase subunit alpha, which encodes MSERKIEVPVLSRVEGEGALHVKIRDGQVEDLRLRIFEPPRFFETFLQQRDWREIPDITARICGICPVAYQLSASQAIEAAFGAVLTPEIHALRRLYYCGEWIESHALHIHLLAAPDFFGFPDAMSLAKSYPAEVRRGLHLQGLGNDLVKMFGGRAVNPVGARPGGFYRAPSHSEARAMLERFRAARDDAAELIKWTATFDYPDIHRDAPWVSLRHSSEYPMAQGNIFASTGLEIEVADFEQHYREFQVPHSTALHAHLDGKPYWVGPLPRLNNNLDRLPDATARLLEKTGIRFPSNNPFHSAVARSVEIHVAIEEATRILEAYLSQPLPKPYVDIVPREGEGAGCTEAPRGILWHRYRFNAEGKVVKAVITPPTSQNQAHMEDDLRQSVLESLALDDGALQSHLEAGVRNYDPCISCSTHFLKTTIDRDT